From Cannabis sativa cultivar Pink pepper isolate KNU-18-1 chromosome 8, ASM2916894v1, whole genome shotgun sequence, a single genomic window includes:
- the LOC115701331 gene encoding uncharacterized protein LOC115701331: MVRPYAVKGKKRKKTVEKYDKEEEEDDALELEDEQQEPEAQKEEEEEEHGDSVELEGIPLAPSTQKPKDQPGLIFILEKASLEVAKVGKTYQLLSSDEHSHFLMKNKKNPGDYRPDITHQALLMILDSPLNKAGRLRAVYVRTEKGVLIEVKPYVRLPRTFKRFSGVMLQLLQKLSITAGGKREKLLRVIKNPVTQYLPVDSRKIGLSYSSKKLVRMQDYVTTLSDDANLVFVVGAMAHGKVEPDYVEDHVAVSGFPLSAAYCTTMICQALEKKWNIL; the protein is encoded by the exons ATGGTGCGGCCATATGCAGTGAaggggaagaagagaaagaagacaGTAGAGAAATatgacaaagaagaagaagaagacgatgCGCTAGAGTTAGAAGATGAACAACAAGAACCGGAAGcacaaaaagaagaagaagaagaagaacatggTGACTCAGTTGAACTTGAGGGAATCCCATTAGCCCCATCTACCCAAAAGCCAAAGGACCAGCCTGGGCTTATCTTTATTCTTGAGAAAGCTTCATTGGAAGTTGCAAAAGTGGGAAAG acTTACCAGCTTCTGAGCTCTGACGAGCATTCCCATTTCTTaatgaagaataaaaaaaatcctgGAGATTACAGACCTGATATTACTCATCAG GCTCTACTAATGATTTTAGATAGTCCACTTAATAAAGCTGGGAGATTGCGAGCAGTGTATGTGAGAACAGAGAAAGGTGTTCTTATTGAAGTTAAACCATATGTTCGGTTACCAAGAACTTTTAAAAGGTTCAGTGGTGTCATGT TGCAACTCTTACAGAAACTTAGCATAACTGCTGGTGGTAAGCGCGAAAAACTTTTAAGGGTGATCAAGAATCCTGTCACCCAATATTTGCCTGTCGATTCTCGCAAAATAG GCCTATCATACAGTTCAAAGAAATTGGTGAGAATGCAAGACTATGTCACTACACTTAGCGATGATGCGAACCTTGTTTTCGTG gTTGGTGCGATGGCTCACGGGAAGGTTGAACCAGACTATGTTGAAGACCACGTAGCCG